The genomic stretch ATACAACTACGGTATCATTCAGCGAGTATCCAATTACGGTCAGGATGGCGGCAATGAATGCTTGGTTAATTTCCATTGTAAATGGCACATATTTCCACGCAATTGAGAAGATACCTAATACAATTAATACATCATGGAATACCGCAATTACAGCTCCTAATGAGAATTGCCATCTGCGGAAACGTAATAAGATGTACAAGAATACAACTACTAACGAACCTAATACTGCCCAGAATGAATCTCTTTTGATATCATCGGCAATTGTTGGTCCAACTTTTACTGATTGCATGATTCCTATTTGCTTATCTTCTGCTCCATCAACGAATCTGTCGTACGTCATGTCTGCAGGTAAGAATTTATTTAATCCTTTTAATAACATCTTCTTGATTTCATCATCAACTTCAGTTCCTGTTTCATCAACTTTATATTTCGTTGTAATTTTTAACTGATTGTCTCCACCAAATGTTTTTACTTCTGGAGAGTTTTCAGCACCAAATTCAACTGTCAATTCTTTCTTTACATCTTGCGAGCTTACATTTTCTGCAAAACGTACTTGATATGAACGCCCTCCAACAAAGTCAACACCTTGATTTAATCCGCTTCCAAAAGTGATCGATCCTAAACCAATTAAGATAACAATTCCTGAAATAACATATGCAATTTTACGCTTCTTTAAAAATTCAACGGTATTGTTTCTGAATAAGTTTTTCGTTGCTCCTGTAGAGAAATCTAAATTATTTCCTTTAGCAACATACCAATCAACTAATAAACGAGTGATAAAGATTGCAGTAAATAATGAAGTTCCAATACCTATTAATAAGGTAGTTGCGAAACCTTTTATTGGTCCTGTTCCGAATAAGAATAAGATCAATGCTGTTAATCCTGTGGTAATGTTTGCATCAAAAATTGAAGACATTGCACCTTTCCAGCTAAACGCATGCGTAATTGATTCTTGCAGCGTTCTACCTTTGGCTAGTTCTTCTCTAACTCTTTCAAATAAAAGTACGTTTGCATCCACGGACATACCAATGGTTAATACAATACCAGCAATTCCAGGTAACGTTAATACCGCTCCTAAGTTTGCTAATACTCCAAATATTAATAAGATGTTGAATGCTAATGCTACATCTGCAAAAAGACCTGCTTTTCCGTAATAGAATACCATCCAAATTAATACTAATATTAAAGCAATCATGAACGACATTAAACCACTATCAATAGCTTCTTGTCCTAATGATGGACCAACTACTTCCGATTGTAAAATATCTGCCGTTGCTGGTAATTTACCTGCTCTTAGTACGTTTGCTAAATCCTGCGCTTCTTCAACCGTAAAATTACCTGAGATTTCAGAGTTTCCACCAGAAATTTTTCCAGTAGTTACGCTTGGAGCAGAATATACAATGTTGTCTAAAACAATAGCAATATTACCTCGTTCATTGTGTACTTTTTCTGTTAGTTTTTCCCATTGTTTTGCACCAATACCGTTCATTTGCATGTTTACGTTTGGTCTACCATTACTTGCGTATGATTGTGCTGCATCATCAATTACATCACCTTTCATTTGCGGCTCTACACCTTTTCCTTTACGTTCACCTGCTAATGCGTAGATACTAAATCTATTTGTTAACGGATCTGGTTGTTTTCCAATAGCAAATCGTACGTAACGTAATTCTGCTGGTGTTACTTGCTTTAAAATATCGTTTGATAATAATGCCATTACTTCCGCACTATCTTCTTCTTTTACGGTAGCTATGATTCCACCACCATTATTTACAAGTTGAATTTTGTCAAATAATGGGTTTACTACGCTTAATGTATCTTCTGTTGAAGTTAACAACGCTTCTTGCTCGTCACTTTCAGCATCGTCAGTATCTTCATCTCCTTCTTGCGCGTCGTCAGCTTTTTGTACATCTGTTGAAGCATATGCAGGAAGTTCTTTTAACTTCTCGTTTGCCGTAGCTATGAACGATGCAAGCTTTGCATTGTCGTTGTAAGTTGTCCAGAATTCAAGTTGTGCTGTTGTTTGTACTAACTTTTCAATACGAATTACATCTTTCGCACCTGGCAATTCAATTAAAATACGTCCAGAAGTTCCTAAACGCTGAATGTTTGGTTGTGTAACTCCAAATTGGTCAATACGTTTGTTTAATACTTCTTTCGCAGAAATAATTGACTGATCAATTTTCTTTCTAATTACATTTTGCACCACACGGTCGGAGGTTTCCATTCCATCTTCCAAATCTTGCTCTAATGCTTGCGTAAAAAATAAATCTGGATTTGCTAATGTTAATCCTTCTGGCTTCAATTCGTCAAACGCTCTAAAGAAAGACTCTACGTAATCTTCTTGTGCTTCCGCTTGTAATACATCAGCTCTTGCCAACGCTTTAACAAACGTTTCATTTTCTTTATTACTTACCAATCCTGCTAAGATATCTTTTACAGAAATTTGAAGAATTACGTTGATTCCACCTTTAAGGTCTAATCCTTTGTTTAATTCTTTTTCCTTTGCTTCGCTGTATGAAAACGTAGTAAATCCGTAATTGATCGGCTCATTTTGATCAATAGAATCTAAATATCGCTTTTCAATAAGCTCTCTTTTATCTGTGTTCTCTTTAGAGTCTGCCACATCACCTGCTGGTCTTGGCAATTGTGAAACCGCGTAGACTTTTGCGTCGTTTTCAATTTTATTCGTGACAAACGTAAACGATAATTGATAAATACTTACCAATCCGAATAAAATCGCAAATAATTTTACTAATCCTTTATTTTGCATTATTCAATATTTTTTGGTCAAATTTTTAAAACGTGCAAATATATAATTTACCGCTTGATTTGACAATTATTTTTATGTGATTTGATTGTAATATGAATAGCTTTCGTAATCATACCGAAAAGCCATATGTTGCCTGCTTTAAACCGTGATTTTTTTCTCGATTTAAAACATTTTTTCGGGAAGATGCTTTCGTAAATGTATTGTAAACTAAAATTCCAATGATTTATGAATGCATTGCAGCAAAAGGTCCTGCGCGAACATCTGGAATTTCGTATGAAGTGTTTTCTATGTGAATAGCCGTATAACTAGATTCCGTATACGCTAACGCAATAGTGATATTAATTTCTCCTGTGTGGAACGAATTTGCATTGGCAAACGGATTCGGATTTGGAGATTTGTCGGAGTCTTTTTGTAATGATAGAATGTATTTTCCGTGAGTTCCTACATACGGATTGAAATCTGTTTGCAACTCATAAACAGCTATTTTATAGCTATCTGCATTTTCGTACTCGTGAAACTGTAGTGCGTTTTTACTTGGGATTTCTTGCGATTTGCTATTTGAGGCAAATCCTTCTTCGGAAAGAATTTTCTTGATTTCAGTAATCTTTTCAGTACTGAAATAGGCAATTTTAAGTGTTCCGCCTTGTTGTTTAACTTGAATGTTTTCAACACCTAACGCTTCTAATTGCTTTTTGATTGCCAAAATCACTTCTTCAGTTTCCTCAAAAAGAGCTGCTTGGTCTGTAAATTGAAGCTCAATCTGCTGATTTGGCGCAGGTATTTGCTTCTGGTAGAAACCAAGTAACGTGATAAAGATTATTAAAGCACTAAAATACTTTTTTGCAATCATGCGTCAAATATAAAAATAAAGACTACAACTGTGTAGCGTTTCGGGAATTAATTTTGTTTTAAGGTGTTGAATAGTATTGTACTAGTTTTGAATTTATTTCGATTGAGATGTTTCTTTCAAAGCTCCCATTTTGATAATTTTTAGTTTCGGAAGTTCTCCTGAACCAATAATACTTGCCATCATGGTAGCCTCATCTCTTGTGAAATTTCCTGATACTTGAGACCTTCCACCTGAAATTTTCCCATTACTTACACTTGGTGCTGAATATACAACATTATCAATAACAATGGCTATATTTCCTCCTTCTCGATATACTTCATCGGTTAATTGTTCCCAAATAAGAGCGCCTTCCTTATTCATTAGCAAATCAATTACATACCTGTTTTCAGTATAGCCAGTAACTGCTTTTGATTGTGTTATGTAACTTCCATCTAATGGAGCTTCATTCGTTGAACTTACAAATACTGCGTATAGAGGCAATCTACCTTGCTGATATTCATCTGGTTTTCCAAATGAGAATTTTATTTTTCCTCCAAGAGATTTGATAAAAACAGGTTCTTTGTCAATTAATAATTCCTCAACACGTGCTTTATTTTCTTTGGTTACGTATGCCAAATAAAAATCTCCAGAGTTGAAATTGATAATGTCTAAAATATTTTCAATATTCGTTTTTTCAGATATTTCAGAAGTGCTCTCAGCTATTGTATCCATTTTTTGAAAATGATCAATAATGAGGTTTTTCTCTTGACATACTTTAAAAAACTCTAGCTTTCCAGTAGTTTGAAAACTTTGCCAAGTCAGTATTGAATCAGCTCCTTTTTCATAATTTGCAATTATATTTTTCTGCGTTGTTGTAATTTCAATATTTCTAGCACCTAAAGATTGTAATCGTTTTTGAATTACGAGTTTCGCATTTTCTTTTTGATTTTCATCAAAGTTATCTTCCAAAATTTCAAATTGAATTTGCGCTTTTGATCCAGAAAATAATCCATCACAAGCTATTAAACAAAATATTGAAAAAAGCACACAACTTAGTAAGTATCTCTTTTTCATAAGAATATATAGTTTTTTAAACAACAAAGGCTACAATTCTCATTATAGCCTTTGTAAATATAAGATATTTATATGTTATTGTTCTTTCATGTTTTTGTAACCTTCTGGCGGCGTAGTATCAAATAAATCTTTAGAAACTTTTTCTTTTTCAATTTTAGTTACTTCTGTTGTGATCAGCATGTCCATTCCCATTTGGTTCATTTTGATAATCGTATATAAAGGAAATCCTTTCATTTTATCTCCTAACGCAGTAGCTTGCTGTGATACTACCGGAATTGCTTCCGTAGTATAAATTTCCATTTCCATCTTCACTCCGTCTTTATTAATCGTGACCTTATATTGCTTGCACTCGTATCCTAAAACCGTTTTTGTTTTATCGCCTTCAACAACCGTAATATTTTTTAGATCCTCTTCATTTACAAGATTTTTTTGCAATGTGTACATTTTACCAAGCGCAGGATTATCCATCAACATTAACATTTCGTTTTTGTCAGCGTTGATAATCGTTGTAATATCACCTGACATTGGGTTTGTCAATTCTGATCTTGAACTTTTTCCATTAAAGAACGTAATGGTTTCCATTTTCCCCATCATTTCCAATTGAGCCTGCATTTGCTCATTGTCTGTAGTCATGGTTTGCTTTGACGTAATTTTCCCTTCTGTGATTTTTTCTTGAGCAAAAGCCATTACACTGAATGCTAACGTTAGAAATAGAACTATTTTTTTCATGATTTTTGTTTTTAATTTGGTTGTAAAAAAACCTCAAAGCTATATAGCGATGAGGTTTTAAATGTGTTTATTTTGAACTTATAATTTTTATAATTCTAACAATCCGTTTGTTTTCTTTACACCTTCAGCACTTTCTGCCATATGTGCTTTTTCGGCATCGCTTAATTTGATTTCAACAATACTTTCTATTCCGTTTTTCCCTAAAATTACAGGAACTCCGATACATAAATCGTTTAATCCGTATTCTCCTTCTAATAAAACAGAACAAGGAAACATTTTCTTTTGATCGCAAGCAATTGCCTGTACCAATCCAGAAACTGCTGCTCCTGGCGCATACCAAGCTGAAGTTCCTAATAATTTGGTAAGAGTTGCTCCACCAACTTTGGTATCTTCTTTTACTTGGTTTAAACGGTCTTCTGATAAAAATTCAGAAACTTTTACACTGTTACGAGTTGCGTGTGCCGTTAAAGGAACCATTCCTTTGTCGCTGTGTCCACCAATTACCATTCCGTCTACATCAGAAATTGGTGCTTCTAATGCTTCTGCTAATCTGTATTTGAAACGAGCACTATCTAAAGCGCCGCCCATTCCAATAATTCTACTTTTTGGCAATCCTGTAGTTTTGTGTACCAAATATGTCATTGTATCCATTGGATTACTTACTACAATGATAATTGTATTTGGAGAATGCTCAATTAAACTTGAAGAAACTGTTTTTACAATTCCTGCGTTGATTCCGATTAATTCTTCACGTGTCATTCCCGGTTTACGAGGAATTCCTGAAGTAATTACACAAATATTACTTCCAGCTGTTTTAGAATAGTCATTTGTACTTCCCGTAATTTTAGTATCAAAACCATTTAATGAAGCTGTTTGCATCAAATCCATAGCTTTTCCTTCTGCATATCCTTCTTTGATATCTAATAAAACGACTTCCGAAGCAAAGTTTTTAATGGCAATATATTCTGCACAACTAGCACCTACGGCTCCTGCTCCTACAACTGTAACTTTCATATTTTTTGGTTTTTTAATGTATTGTTTCTAAGCGGCAAAAGTACGAATTAATCTCCTTTTAATGAAATTAGTAAGGCTTAAAATATTCTTAAAATGAAAAGTTCAATCCAAGACTTGCACTGTCAAACTCACCAAGAGAATAATCAGCATTTATACTAAAAAAACCTAGTTTTAGATTTGCGCCAATTGTACCACGAACTCCTGAAATATCTTGTTCTATGGAGAATGGATTTGTGATAGTTTCTGAGAATAATACACCATCTGTTACGGTATATGTTCCTAATAAGTCTGTGGTTGAGTCGCCTTTTAAGTATCCTAAACCTCCGTAGAAGTTGATGATTTTGAATTTTGTCCCAACAATTAACTGAAATAGAAAGGTATTTACTTCCGTTGCTACTTGCTGATTGTTTCCATTAACATTACTAGATTCAGTAAAATCATAATTTGCATCTAAATGTGTATACGCAATCAGACCAGAAATAGCGACTGGAATTGCTTTTTCGGCTGGCAACCATGAAGTAAATTCTTGTTGAATTCCAAAACCATACGTACTTAAATCAACATCTTCTGAATCTACTTTTGGAAAGAAACGTGCTTTGACTTGTGTTCCTTTAAATGGTGAGAAACTAGCTTGAACATAAGCTGTTGGTATAATGTCTACATTTTCTGAACCGATTCCTGTTGGTAATGTAATTTCAACTTCTTGACTCCCAAAAACTGGATCATCATAGGTAACTATTACCGTAACATCAGGTTCATTGTGACCTAAAGCTGTTGCAACCGTTTTTGACGGACTGTTGTCTGGAAATCGAATATTTTCATAATCTGCAACGTTCAGTTGAAATTCTTTTTTCTCATCTTTTATAAGAGATATATTTCCAACTATTGAAATTTCAAAACCGAAACGTTTTGGTGCCTTTGCACTATTAAACCAACCTGTGTTAATTCCGTAAGCCAAACCTTCTGATGCCGGCGCAATGTAATCTGTCGTAAATCTTTTTGCATCATCAATACCTGCAGCAAGTAATTCGTTAATATTTTCTTGGGCATTTACATGTGATATTGCTAAAAAAGCAATGAATAGGAGTTGTAATTTTTTCATAATTCGTTAGGTTAAATTTAAAGCGATAAAAATAATGAATACGTACTACAATACATACAGGAAATTGCCCCTTTTTTACATTTTTAAAGAAAAAGAAAGGCAACTACATACTTAAATACGTAATTGCCTTTGATATGGTTTTCTAAAAAAAATATTATTTACGCATCAATACGTGCAAACACTGCATTTTTCTCAATAAATATTATTCGTATCTTTATGTAAAAATTTTGCGACATGAAAAAAATTACTTTATTAATATGTGCATTCATTTGTTTTTCTTTTGGATTTGCACAACAAGATTTAATTGGAGGCGGAAACATGTGGACATTACATTATATGGTAATTGACGGGAATACTATTAATGTGACACAACCGCATCCATCAAACCAAGGTTACCATCCAGGAATTCAGTTCGTTGAATCATCACCTAATAATTATGATTTTTATGCGAACGGAGGTGATATCAATTATGCTTTCAATTCATCATCATCACTTACCATCAATCCAGATACATTTATAGTTCAAGATTTAGCTGTAAGCCTAGGATTATGTTTTTTCTATTGTACACTCGAAGCTCAATACTTAGATACTATAATTGTTGGAAATTATAATTCGCCAAGAACCTTTGATTATGAGATTATTGATGAAGGTAATGGTAATAAAACATTAATAATTGACACGCCTGAAGGAAATAGAGCTGTACATGGAAACTATATACTTTCACTTGAAAAGTTTCGTAAAAAAAGCATTGTGATGTATCCCAATCCCGTAAAAAAGAAATTATATTTTAATTTCAAAGGGTTTTCGGTAGAAAAAATAGAAATACTCTCATTAGTAGGTTCAACTATTTTTGAAACAAAAATTTCACATCAAGAAAATTCCTTAGACGTATCATTTTTGTCACCTGGAATTTATTTTATAAAAACTATTTATAAAGATGGAGACACGCATATTTCTCGATTAATCAAAGAATGATTCGTTTTTTTTAGCATCACTTTAATGCACAAAAAAATGCCCCATAAAAGAGGCATTTTTTTGTTTTTATGAAATATGATTATTACGCATCAATATTTGCATAGACTGCATTTTTTTCAATAAACTCTCTACGTGGCGGCACTTCGTCTCCCATTAACATGGAGAATACTCTGTCTGCTTCTGCTCCACTATCAATTACTATTTTACGTAATGTTCTGAATTCTGGATTCATGGTTGTGTCCCACAATTGTTCTGCGTTCATTTCCCCAAGACCTTTGTAGCGTTGAATTCCTGCTCCTCCGCCAAACTCTTCAACAATAACATCACGTTCTTGATCGTTCCAAGCATATTTACGTTTTGCTCCTTTTTTAACCAAATATAATGGTGGCGCAGCAATGTAAATGTGTCCGTTTTCAATCAATTCTTTCATGTAACGGAAAAAGAATGTTAGGATTAATGTAGAAATATGCGATCCATCGACATCGGCATCACACATAATCACTACTTTATGATATCTTAATTTTGAAAGGTTTAATGCTTGACTATCTTCTTCGGTTCCGATAGTTACACCAAGCGCTGTAAAGATATTTTTGATTTCTTCGTTTTCAAAAACTTTGTGCTTCATTGCTTTCTCTACGTTCAAGATTTTTCCACGTAATGGTAAAATTGCTTGAAACATACGGTCACGACCTTGTTTTGCCGTTCCACCTGCCGAATCTCCCTCGACAAGAAATACTTCACATTTTGCAGGATCTTGCTCAGAGCAGTCACTCAGTTTCCCAGGCAAACCTCCAATACTCATCACCGTTTTACGCTGTACCATTTCACGCGCTTTTTGTGCGGCATGACGCGCTTGCGCAGCTAACACTACTTTTTGCACAATAGTTTTAGCGTCGTCTGGATGTTCTTCTAAGTAATCCGTTAGCATTTCTGATACTGCCTGACTTACAGATGCAGATACTTCACGGTTTCCTAATTTTGTTTTGGTTTGTCCTTCAAATTGTGGCTCTTGGACTTTTACAGAAATAATTGCGGTTAGTCCTTCGCGGAAATCATCTCCAGCAATGTCAAACTTTAATTTGTCTAATAATCCTGTTCCTTCTGCATATTTTTTCAGCGTATGCGTTAAACCTCTTCTAAATCCTGATAAGTGTGTTCCACCTTCGTGTGTATTGATATTGTTTACATATGAATGTAAATTTTCAGAATACGAAGTGTTATACGTCATTGCAACCTCAACTGGAATTCCGTTTTTCTCTCCTTCAAAAGCAATTACATCGCTAATGATTTGTACACGGTTTCCGTCTAAATATCTTATAAATTCTTTTAATCCTTCGGTAGAATGAAAAACTTCATGGACAAATTCTCCTTTTTCGTCTTTGTTACGTTTATCCGTAAGTGTGATTGTGATTCCTTTGTTAAGGTATGACAATTCGCGCATACGATTTGCGATGGTTTCGTAGTTGTATTCTAAAGTTTGTGTAAATATAGACGCATCTGGTCTAAACATTACTACCGTACCAGTTTTATCAGAATCTCCAACTGCTTTTGTTGGATATAAAGGTTTTCCGCGTTCATATTCTTGTTCCCAAACTTTTCCTTCTCTAAAAACTGTTGCTTTTAAGTGAGTAGAAAGGGCATTTACAACCGATACACCAACTCCGTGCAATCCACCAGATACTTTATAGGAATCTTTATCAAATTTTCCACCAGCACCAATTTTCGTCATTACAACTTCTAATGCCGAAACACCTTCTTTTTTGTGAATCCCAATTGGAATACCACGCCCATTATCTTCAGTCGTAATGGAGTTATCTTCATTGATTACAACGCTTATAACGTCGCAATGACCTGCTAGTGCTTCATCAATAGAATTATCGACAACTTCATATACTAAATGATGTAATCCGCGTGTACCAACATCTCCAATATACATGGAAGGACGCATACGTACATGCTCCATTCCTTCTAATGCCTGTATACTATCAGCAGAATATTGATCTTTCTTTTCTTCGCTCATATATGTTTTGCTTAAATTTTTATAGTTTTAGAACTGCGTAAAACGTTCTTATTCATTCTGTTGTTAAACAAACAAATATAAGACTTCATAAATTCATTTTTAAACACTTTTAAGCTGCTTTTTAAATAGTTATTAACATTTGACCTTTTTGCAGAAAACTGCTTAAAATGTCTTAAAACAGCTTTTACGCTATTTTGAAACCGTTTTTTTCTTCCTGTATGAAAGAGAAATAAACCAAGCCCGTAGAAGCGATATTTTGACGTTCGTTTTTTAAGTAAAAACACCTGTAAATCCCTTTTTATCAACAGAAAAATGCATTTTTTCACATGCATACCTATTGTTTTTAGTAATTTTACGTCACTAACAACTATTCTACTAAATATTAATCAATGAAAACAAAATTACTATTGCTTGCATCACTATTCGGTTATGCTTGCTTTTCTCAAACGATTTCAACATTTACGAGTGATCCAAATTCTGATTTTACCATCGTTAATCCTACTATGCCAGTTGATCAAACACCAACAGGCGCTAATGCCGTTTGGGATTTTAGTGGACCAACTCCTTCCGGAACAAATATTGATACGTATGCAGCTCCAACTGCTGGTCAATTAACTACGTATCCTGGCACAACACAAGTTTTATCTATTACATCACAAGGTGGAACG from Kordia antarctica encodes the following:
- the secDF gene encoding protein translocase subunit SecDF codes for the protein MQNKGLVKLFAILFGLVSIYQLSFTFVTNKIENDAKVYAVSQLPRPAGDVADSKENTDKRELIEKRYLDSIDQNEPINYGFTTFSYSEAKEKELNKGLDLKGGINVILQISVKDILAGLVSNKENETFVKALARADVLQAEAQEDYVESFFRAFDELKPEGLTLANPDLFFTQALEQDLEDGMETSDRVVQNVIRKKIDQSIISAKEVLNKRIDQFGVTQPNIQRLGTSGRILIELPGAKDVIRIEKLVQTTAQLEFWTTYNDNAKLASFIATANEKLKELPAYASTDVQKADDAQEGDEDTDDAESDEQEALLTSTEDTLSVVNPLFDKIQLVNNGGGIIATVKEEDSAEVMALLSNDILKQVTPAELRYVRFAIGKQPDPLTNRFSIYALAGERKGKGVEPQMKGDVIDDAAQSYASNGRPNVNMQMNGIGAKQWEKLTEKVHNERGNIAIVLDNIVYSAPSVTTGKISGGNSEISGNFTVEEAQDLANVLRAGKLPATADILQSEVVGPSLGQEAIDSGLMSFMIALILVLIWMVFYYGKAGLFADVALAFNILLIFGVLANLGAVLTLPGIAGIVLTIGMSVDANVLLFERVREELAKGRTLQESITHAFSWKGAMSSIFDANITTGLTALILFLFGTGPIKGFATTLLIGIGTSLFTAIFITRLLVDWYVAKGNNLDFSTGATKNLFRNNTVEFLKKRKIAYVISGIVILIGLGSITFGSGLNQGVDFVGGRSYQVRFAENVSSQDVKKELTVEFGAENSPEVKTFGGDNQLKITTKYKVDETGTEVDDEIKKMLLKGLNKFLPADMTYDRFVDGAEDKQIGIMQSVKVGPTIADDIKRDSFWAVLGSLVVVFLYILLRFRRWQFSLGAVIAVFHDVLIVLGIFSIAWKYVPFTMEINQAFIAAILTVIGYSLNDTVVVFDRIREFMNERPDWKLRKVVNAALNSTLSRTLNTSLTTLVVLLAIFIFGGESIRGFMFALIVGVIVGTYSSMFIATPVMFDTIKKGDINKGLVEVED
- a CDS encoding SecDF P1 head subdomain-containing protein; the encoded protein is MKKRYLLSCVLFSIFCLIACDGLFSGSKAQIQFEILEDNFDENQKENAKLVIQKRLQSLGARNIEITTTQKNIIANYEKGADSILTWQSFQTTGKLEFFKVCQEKNLIIDHFQKMDTIAESTSEISEKTNIENILDIINFNSGDFYLAYVTKENKARVEELLIDKEPVFIKSLGGKIKFSFGKPDEYQQGRLPLYAVFVSSTNEAPLDGSYITQSKAVTGYTENRYVIDLLMNKEGALIWEQLTDEVYREGGNIAIVIDNVVYSAPSVSNGKISGGRSQVSGNFTRDEATMMASIIGSGELPKLKIIKMGALKETSQSK
- a CDS encoding DUF4412 domain-containing protein, whose protein sequence is MKKIVLFLTLAFSVMAFAQEKITEGKITSKQTMTTDNEQMQAQLEMMGKMETITFFNGKSSRSELTNPMSGDITTIINADKNEMLMLMDNPALGKMYTLQKNLVNEEDLKNITVVEGDKTKTVLGYECKQYKVTINKDGVKMEMEIYTTEAIPVVSQQATALGDKMKGFPLYTIIKMNQMGMDMLITTEVTKIEKEKVSKDLFDTTPPEGYKNMKEQ
- the mdh gene encoding malate dehydrogenase; its protein translation is MKVTVVGAGAVGASCAEYIAIKNFASEVVLLDIKEGYAEGKAMDLMQTASLNGFDTKITGSTNDYSKTAGSNICVITSGIPRKPGMTREELIGINAGIVKTVSSSLIEHSPNTIIIVVSNPMDTMTYLVHKTTGLPKSRIIGMGGALDSARFKYRLAEALEAPISDVDGMVIGGHSDKGMVPLTAHATRNSVKVSEFLSEDRLNQVKEDTKVGGATLTKLLGTSAWYAPGAAVSGLVQAIACDQKKMFPCSVLLEGEYGLNDLCIGVPVILGKNGIESIVEIKLSDAEKAHMAESAEGVKKTNGLLEL
- a CDS encoding DUF6588 family protein; its protein translation is MKKLQLLFIAFLAISHVNAQENINELLAAGIDDAKRFTTDYIAPASEGLAYGINTGWFNSAKAPKRFGFEISIVGNISLIKDEKKEFQLNVADYENIRFPDNSPSKTVATALGHNEPDVTVIVTYDDPVFGSQEVEITLPTGIGSENVDIIPTAYVQASFSPFKGTQVKARFFPKVDSEDVDLSTYGFGIQQEFTSWLPAEKAIPVAISGLIAYTHLDANYDFTESSNVNGNNQQVATEVNTFLFQLIVGTKFKIINFYGGLGYLKGDSTTDLLGTYTVTDGVLFSETITNPFSIEQDISGVRGTIGANLKLGFFSINADYSLGEFDSASLGLNFSF
- a CDS encoding T9SS type A sorting domain-containing protein; its protein translation is MKKITLLICAFICFSFGFAQQDLIGGGNMWTLHYMVIDGNTINVTQPHPSNQGYHPGIQFVESSPNNYDFYANGGDINYAFNSSSSLTINPDTFIVQDLAVSLGLCFFYCTLEAQYLDTIIVGNYNSPRTFDYEIIDEGNGNKTLIIDTPEGNRAVHGNYILSLEKFRKKSIVMYPNPVKKKLYFNFKGFSVEKIEILSLVGSTIFETKISHQENSLDVSFLSPGIYFIKTIYKDGDTHISRLIKE
- the gyrB gene encoding DNA topoisomerase (ATP-hydrolyzing) subunit B: MSEEKKDQYSADSIQALEGMEHVRMRPSMYIGDVGTRGLHHLVYEVVDNSIDEALAGHCDVISVVINEDNSITTEDNGRGIPIGIHKKEGVSALEVVMTKIGAGGKFDKDSYKVSGGLHGVGVSVVNALSTHLKATVFREGKVWEQEYERGKPLYPTKAVGDSDKTGTVVMFRPDASIFTQTLEYNYETIANRMRELSYLNKGITITLTDKRNKDEKGEFVHEVFHSTEGLKEFIRYLDGNRVQIISDVIAFEGEKNGIPVEVAMTYNTSYSENLHSYVNNINTHEGGTHLSGFRRGLTHTLKKYAEGTGLLDKLKFDIAGDDFREGLTAIISVKVQEPQFEGQTKTKLGNREVSASVSQAVSEMLTDYLEEHPDDAKTIVQKVVLAAQARHAAQKAREMVQRKTVMSIGGLPGKLSDCSEQDPAKCEVFLVEGDSAGGTAKQGRDRMFQAILPLRGKILNVEKAMKHKVFENEEIKNIFTALGVTIGTEEDSQALNLSKLRYHKVVIMCDADVDGSHISTLILTFFFRYMKELIENGHIYIAAPPLYLVKKGAKRKYAWNDQERDVIVEEFGGGAGIQRYKGLGEMNAEQLWDTTMNPEFRTLRKIVIDSGAEADRVFSMLMGDEVPPRREFIEKNAVYANIDA